TTGCGCGCCCGCCCGATGAAGGGCACCGCCGCGCGTTCGGCCGATGCCCGCGAAGACGCGGCTGCCGCGCGCTTTCTCGCCAACGATCCCAAGAATCGCGCAGAAAACGTGATGATCGTCGACTTGCTGCGCAACGATCTCGCGCGCGTCGCCGTGACGGGATCGGTGCGCGTGCCGGCGCTGTTCAGCGTCGAGCCATATGCCTCCGTGTGGCAGATGACGTCGACGGTCGAAGCGCGCGCGCGTAAAGGCATGACGTTCGCCGCTGCCATGCGTGCGTTGTTTCCCTGCGGCTCGATCACGGGCGCGCCCAAGCATCGCACGATGGAATTGATCGAAGCGCTGGAGCACGCACCGCGCGGGCTGTACACCGGCACGATCGGCTGGCTCGATGCGCCTGCGGGTGATGACGCCTGCGGCGACTTTTGCCTCTCCGTCGTGATTCGCACGCTCACGCTCGACGCGTCGCGCTCGAAGTACGAGGCCACGGACGACACGACGCACGACACCACGCGGCGCGGCGAAATGGGCGTAGGCGCGGGCATCGTGCTCGACAGCGTGGCCGCCGACGAATATGAGGAGTGCCGCCTGAAAGCGCGTTTCCTGACCGCCGCCGATCCGGGCATCGAATGCTTCGAAACGATGTATGCCACGCGCGCGTTGGGCGTGCGTCATCTCGATCGCCATCTTGCGCGGCTCGCGGCGAGCGCGGCGTGGTTCGGGTTCGCGTGCGATGTCGAGGCGATTCGCGCGCGAATCGATGAAACTTGCGCCGCGTTTGATATCGGCGATGAACATGCACCGCATCGCGTGCGGCTTGCGCTCGGGAAAAGCGGCGCGATCGCGCTGACGTCCGCGCCGCTGGCGCCGCTCGCGGGCGTCGAGGTTGGCGTGCTGTTCGCGTCGGATCACGGCTTCGCGCCCGTCGCTTCCGGCGACGCGCTGTTGCTGCGCAAGACCACGCGCCGCGCGGAATTTGACCGTGCGTGGCGCGAGGCCGAAGCGCAGGGCGGCTTCGACATGCTGTTCTTCAACGAGCGCGGCGAATTGACCGAAGGCGGCCGCTCGAACGTGTTCGTGAAGCTGAACGGCGCATGGTTCACGCCGCCGCTTGCCTCGGGCGTGTTGCCGGGCGTGATGCGCGGCGTGCTGCTCGACGACGCCAGTTTCGCCGCGACCGAACGCGTGCTCACGCGCGACGACGTGCTGAACGCCGAAGCGCTCCTGCTCACGAACGCGCTGCGTGGCGCGGTGCGAGCGAAGTTGATTTGCCGATAACGCGCGCCATCGACATCGACATCGACTTGAACATCAGAACGCAACGCCCATAAAAAAAGCGCGCTCCGCAAGAAGCGCGCTTTTCTCATTGCGGCCCGAAATCAGAACACGTGCTCGGCGCCGGGAAACGAGCCGTCCTTCACGGCCTGCACGTACGCGCGCACGGCCGACTCGATATTCGGCTGGCCTTCCATGAAGTCCTTCACGAAACGCGGCCGCTTGCCGGGGAAAATGCCCAGCATGTCGTGCAGCACGAGCACCTGGCCCGAGCACTCGACGCCCGCGCCAATGCCGATGGTCGGAATGCGCAGTTGCTTCGTGACTTCGGTGCCGAGCGCGGCGGGCACCGCTTCGATCACCACGAGTTGCGCGCCCGCGTCCTGAACGGCAAGCGCGTCGCGAATGAGCTGCGTGGCGGCCGCGTCGGTCTTGCCCTGCACCTTGAAGCCGCCGAACGCGTGCACCGACTGCGGCGTGAGGCCGATATGCGCGCACACGGGAATCGCGCGCTCGACCAGCATCGCGATGGTGGGCGCGAGCCATTCGCCGCCCTCGATCTTCACCATCTGCGCGCCCGCGCGCATGAGCTTGACCGAGTTCGCGTACGCCTCTTCCGGCGTGCCGAAGGTGCCGAACGGCAGGTCCGCGACGATCAGCGCCTTCGGTTGCGCGCGCGCGACGCTGGCCGTGTGATAGGCGATGTCGTCGAGGGTGACGGGCAGCGTGGTCGTGTGGCCTTGAAGCACGTTGCCGAGCGAGTCGCCGATCAAGAGCGTGTCCACGCCCGCGCGGTCGCACAGCGCCGAAAAACTCGCGTCGTAGCAGGTCAGCATCGCGATGCGTTCGCCCGCGTCGCGCATCGCCTGGAGTTTGGGCACGGTGACCGCGCTGCGGCTCGTTTCCTGCAGGTAAGTCATGGGGAAATCCGTTGAAGAGGTGAGACGAGTGGCAACGCCGCGCGAGCCATGCAACGGCTACAGCGACGTGCCCTTGACGAACGATTCCTTGCGGCCGCGCATTGCCTCGATGCGTTCGGCGATGAGCGCAAGGTCCGCTTCGGAGTCGAGCGGGTTCAGGTTCTCGGCGCCGACGGTCAGCACCGGCGCATGGTCGTAATGATAGAAAAATTCGTTGTAGCTGTCGCAGAGCGCCCGCAGGAACGCGTCCGAGATATGCAGCTCGCGCGCGACGGCGCGCTTCTGGATGCGCGCGTACAGCGCCTCCGGGCTCGCCTGCAGATACACCACGAGATCGGGCGCCGGCGTGGGCGCGGTCAGCCTGGCGGCCAGCGCGCGAAACAGCGGCTGCTCGTCTTCGGAGAGCGTGAGGCGCGCGAACAGGTCGTTGCGCTCGGCGAGGAAGTTGGTCACGAGCGGCACGCCCGCGGCGCGGCGCGCGGCCACCTCGTGCGAAAGCTGCTCGCGCTGCAACGCGATATGCAACTGCGCGGCGAGCGCATGCGACGACGACGCGTCGCGATATACGCGCTCGAGAAACGGGTTGTCGGCGTTCGATTCGAACAGCGTTTGCATCGACCAGCGCTCGGCCAGCCGCGCGGCGAGCGCGCTCTTGCCCGCGCCGATCGGCCCTTCGATCACGAGATACTGAAACGCGGGCCGCGTGGCGCGCGCGTTCACCGTGGTGGTGATCGGCAGCGGCGTGGTGTTCATCGGCAGCCGCCGGTTTTGCCGGACGCGGCAGCGGCCACATCGAGCGGATTCCTGGCGGCCTCCGGGGCGCCGGGCAGGCCGAGACACTGGCACGGCGGCTTCTGCTTTTCAATACGCTGATCGGCCACGGCGGCGAGAAACGCGTGCGCGGGGCCGCGGCCGGGAATCAGCACTTCGGGATCGATTTCGACGAGCGGCACGAGCACGAATGCACGGCCCGTCATGCGCGGATGCGGCACGACGAGATCGGCTTCTTCGATGATGGCCTCGCCAAACAGCAGGATGTCGATGTCGAGCGTGCGCGGCGCGTTGCGAAACGGGCGCTCGCGGCCGAAGTAGTGTTCGACGCGCTGGCACAGCGCGAGGAGGTCGTGCGCGGCGAGCCGCGTGTCGAGCTTCACGACGCAGTTGAAATAGTCGTCACCGCCCGCGTCGATAGGCGCGGTGCGGTAAAAACTCGATTTCGCGATCACGGTGAGGGTGTGCTGCTGTGCGAGGCACACCACCGCGTCTTTCAGGGCCTGGCGCGCATCCCCCAGATTTGCGCCGATGCCCAGCCAGGCAACCGTCATGGCTCTATTTCCTGCGACGTTCGTTGCGGTTCGACGCTTCGCGCGGCGCTCAAGCGGCGCCACGCACGGCGTCAATCCTCGTGGGGACCGGCGTCGCCGGCATGACCGGCGTCTTCGTGTTCCACGGCGCCCGCGGTTTCGTGCGCGGCGCCTTCGCCCGTTCTGCGATTCTTCGCGCCGCCGCGGCGGCGGCGCTTGCGCGGGCCGCGCTCCTTGGCGCCGCCTTGCGAGAGCAGGGCTTCGCGCGCGGTGAGATCGCCTTCGATGAAGTCGGTCCACCATTGGCCGACTTCCGTATCCAGCTCGCCCGACTCGCAGCGCAGCAGGAGGAAATCATACCCCGCTCTGAATCTTTGGTGTTCCAGCAGCTTGATCGCGCCGCGGC
The Paraburkholderia acidisoli genome window above contains:
- the pabB gene encoding aminodeoxychorismate synthase component I — its product is MAVENSGAVFALLDDGDSTAARRSSRLYTGFVREVACTHAADLEAVCAQVNAEFRTAAGATRHALVIGDYEFGRALEFAQQDIAQSPETQPGHAALRFLLFERCEKLSRDEADAWLAAQEGREQPAPAGVANLTPGVTRERFERDIAAVQDALRAGESYQINYTYRLGFEAFGAPLALYRRLRERQRVRYGALIALPGDRWVLSCSPELFVEKRGDTLRARPMKGTAARSADAREDAAAARFLANDPKNRAENVMIVDLLRNDLARVAVTGSVRVPALFSVEPYASVWQMTSTVEARARKGMTFAAAMRALFPCGSITGAPKHRTMELIEALEHAPRGLYTGTIGWLDAPAGDDACGDFCLSVVIRTLTLDASRSKYEATDDTTHDTTRRGEMGVGAGIVLDSVAADEYEECRLKARFLTAADPGIECFETMYATRALGVRHLDRHLARLAASAAWFGFACDVEAIRARIDETCAAFDIGDEHAPHRVRLALGKSGAIALTSAPLAPLAGVEVGVLFASDHGFAPVASGDALLLRKTTRRAEFDRAWREAEAQGGFDMLFFNERGELTEGGRSNVFVKLNGAWFTPPLASGVLPGVMRGVLLDDASFAATERVLTRDDVLNAEALLLTNALRGAVRAKLICR
- the panB gene encoding 3-methyl-2-oxobutanoate hydroxymethyltransferase, translated to MTYLQETSRSAVTVPKLQAMRDAGERIAMLTCYDASFSALCDRAGVDTLLIGDSLGNVLQGHTTTLPVTLDDIAYHTASVARAQPKALIVADLPFGTFGTPEEAYANSVKLMRAGAQMVKIEGGEWLAPTIAMLVERAIPVCAHIGLTPQSVHAFGGFKVQGKTDAAATQLIRDALAVQDAGAQLVVIEAVPAALGTEVTKQLRIPTIGIGAGVECSGQVLVLHDMLGIFPGKRPRFVKDFMEGQPNIESAVRAYVQAVKDGSFPGAEHVF
- a CDS encoding deoxynucleoside kinase; its protein translation is MNTTPLPITTTVNARATRPAFQYLVIEGPIGAGKSALAARLAERWSMQTLFESNADNPFLERVYRDASSSHALAAQLHIALQREQLSHEVAARRAAGVPLVTNFLAERNDLFARLTLSEDEQPLFRALAARLTAPTPAPDLVVYLQASPEALYARIQKRAVARELHISDAFLRALCDSYNEFFYHYDHAPVLTVGAENLNPLDSEADLALIAERIEAMRGRKESFVKGTSL
- the folK gene encoding 2-amino-4-hydroxy-6-hydroxymethyldihydropteridine diphosphokinase produces the protein MTVAWLGIGANLGDARQALKDAVVCLAQQHTLTVIAKSSFYRTAPIDAGGDDYFNCVVKLDTRLAAHDLLALCQRVEHYFGRERPFRNAPRTLDIDILLFGEAIIEEADLVVPHPRMTGRAFVLVPLVEIDPEVLIPGRGPAHAFLAAVADQRIEKQKPPCQCLGLPGAPEAARNPLDVAAAASGKTGGCR